DNA from Candidatus Bathyarchaeota archaeon:
TGTGCAAGCGAAACTTCTCATAACCGGCCAGTCTGAGAAGTTTTCTAGCAAAGAAAGAGGTTCTTCGATAATCGCCAATATCGATTTCCAGAACTTTATCTTTATAGGCTTTCATAAGATCGGCGTGCTTTTCAACAAAACGGCAGGCAGTTAGAGACTTATTCTCACCGATTATTTCAGCCAAACAGCCGAGATCTTCAAGGTCCCCAGAGACATAAATTTTACGTGTAAACTTGTCAACAAGTTTAACTCTTTCATCATTCTCTGTAATAATCCAGACTACCATATGATCAGGTAGCGATGGATAAACATCCAACAACCAGCCTCTAAAAGAGTTAAGTTTGGCGAAGTTTCTTTTCCAGTCGCTCAAGGTTTTCCATAATCTCCATGATCTCTTTCTGTTGATTTAGTAAGATTGACATAAACATAGATTCTATCAACACAGGCCTAGTAGCCATGCCTCCGGCTGAGGCATGTATTCTGCATGCATTCATAATCTTCTTGAAAGCATCAGCATCCTTGCCCCTCAAAGCTTTGTGCAAGCCTTTCCAGCGATTGATCTCTCTCTCCAGTGCTTGTCTATAGGATGGTACAGTTCTTCCCAAATTTTATGCCTCCATATAGGCTGTTAGATTGGTGTAATCTGTTGGGAAATCGATCCCGAAAGCCTTAATGCGTGAGTGCCTCTCCAAGATAAAACTCAAGATCTTTCCTTTCTTCTCTAATTTAGTCAAAACGTTCGCTCTTTCGAATAGGATGTTCTCTAAGAGTTGGGCTTGCCTTGATTTCTTCTCATGTAGTCGATTCACTATTATGATCGTCTGTCTCCTTGCAACAATTTCAGAGAACTTCTTACAAATTTTAGTGAATAGATCCTCAGCGTCATCCTTAGGAATCCCAGATAAAAATAATGAAATGATGTCTGAAGCGATTAGAAGCTTGGCCTTCTTGCTTTTCAAGAAATTCTCCAGCTTTTCCAAGATCAAAGAACAAAGTTGGTAGGCGGTAAAGGCTCTAGAAATGTAAACTCTCTCCAAGACGGATTGTGGATCTAGATAATGATTAAGTGCAATTTCAGCTAACAAATAGGGGTTAAACGAGTTGCTAGCATCAATGAAAACTGCAGAAGAGTTTAGGCCTCCAAGCTTTATGGGAAGTTGACAACGAACAGACAAAACGAAAGATGTGGGTAAGACGTTATGACCATATATAACAATGAAATCTCCTAGTTCAAATCCTGGAATTGAATCATCAAGTGATGATCCTCCGAGAGAAAGCTTACTAGCCTTTTTAACTGAAAAAACCGACATGGTATGGCCCACGCACTTTAAAAAAAGAAAGAAACGAAAATAAAAGCACGTCAGTAAAATATTTCACACACTGAGGGGAGCGAAAATAAAATCTCTTCATTTGTGCCAAAATAGTGCGTACTAAACATAATTAGAATTGCAAGTCTCCGTTTATGAATTTCTTTGTGATTTTATTGCCCGGATTTTCAAAAAAATCTTTAGGTTTCGCAGTTTCAAGTATCTTTCCGAAATGGATGTGAACTATATTATTTGACAATCTTTTAGCTTGATGAAGATTATGAGTCGCCAATATGATTGTACATCCATTTTTTTCTCTCATCTTTTTAATTGCGTCTTCGATGATCACAGCATTCGTTGGATCCAGATTGGAAGTGGGTTCATCTAAAAGTAAAATCTTGGGCTCGATAACAAAGGCCCTTGCAAGAGCAACTCGTTGCTGTTCCCCAGTAGAAAGTTTCTTTGATTTTCTTTTATGAAAACTATAAAGTCTTACAGTACTCAATGCCTGATTGGTTCTTCTTTCGATCTCTTTGGGATCAAAATTTCTAATTTTAAGCCCAAAAGCTACATTATTTTGAACATTAGAATTGAACATTATTGCTTTTTGGAAGACCAAAGTAGAGATCTGACGCAAATCTTGAGCTTTGATTCTTTCATTATCAAACTTCACACATCCTTTTGTAGCTTCTTCCAGTCCAGCTAAAATTCTTAATAGAGTTGTTTTTCCTGAGCCATTTACGCCTACTAGTGAGACTAC
Protein-coding regions in this window:
- a CDS encoding ATP-binding cassette domain-containing protein; translation: MSSNIVIENVTKIYDEIKALDSITLNFEANRVVSLVGVNGSGKTTLLRILAGLEEATKGCVKFDNERIKAQDLRQISTLVFQKAIMFNSNVQNNVAFGLKIRNFDPKEIERRTNQALSTVRLYSFHKRKSKKLSTGEQQRVALARAFVIEPKILLLDEPTSNLDPTNAVIIEDAIKKMREKNGCTIILATHNLHQAKRLSNNIVHIHFGKILETAKPKDFFENPGNKITKKFINGDLQF